In Triticum aestivum cultivar Chinese Spring chromosome 5B, IWGSC CS RefSeq v2.1, whole genome shotgun sequence, the following proteins share a genomic window:
- the LOC123112763 gene encoding ribosomal RNA processing protein 36 homolog isoform X2, whose amino-acid sequence MKGRSSHRGTALTSAAASTSSKRDPVDEPVSDSEESGDEEDVSSSSGSGSESESENDQLAERERKLERVLADVPFGELQRARADGSLGARGASAAAAAQKKARRESRKRPMEISTNVRPPRLRDVIQVPKKVVRDPRFEPVYGAVDKEGFRKRYNFLFDHDLPAEKEKLQKSIKKLKDPNAIEEAKNQITWIDKQLRSNPQKNVESEILRGHIKKEREAAKAGKRPYYLKKSEIRERKLMDKYNELKEAGKLDSFMEKRRKKNASKDHRFMPYRRDGGGA is encoded by the exons ATGAAAGGCCGCAGCAGCCACCGCGGGACCGCtctcacctccgccgccgcctcgacttccagCAAGCGCGACCCCGTAGACGAGCCCGTCTCAGACTCCGAGGAATCGGGCGACGAGGAG GATGTCTCCTCgtcgtcggggtcggggtcggagtcggagtcggagaaCGACCAGTTAGCGGAGCGGGAGAGGAAGCTGGAGCGCGTGCTCGCCGACGTGCCCTTCGGCGAGCTGCAGCGCGCGCGTGCCGACGGGTCGCTCGGGGCGCGGGGTGcttctgctgccgccgccgcgcagAAGAAGGCTCGCAGGGAGAGCAGGAAGAG GCCCATGGAGATTAGCACGAATGTGCGGCCGCCTAGACTCAGGGATGTGATCCAGGTTCCCAAGAAG GTGGTAAGGGATCCAAGATTTGAACCTGTATATGGAGCTGTTGATAAAGAAGG GTTCAGGAAAAGATACAATTTCTTATTCGATCATGATCTCCCTGCAGAAAAAGAG AAACTCCAAAAGTCGATTAAGAAATTGAAGGACCCTAATGCCATTGAAGAAGCGAAGAATCAGATCACCTGGATT GATAAGCAGTTGAGGTCTAATCCTCAGAAGAACGTTGAATCAGAAATTCTGCGAGGACATATTAAGAAAGAGAGGGAAGCAGCAAAGGCAGGAAAACGACCATATTATCTGAAGAAAT CTGAAATTCGTGAAAGGAAGTTGATGGATAAGTACAATGAGCTCAAG GAGGCAGGAAAGCTTGATTCCTTTATGGAGAAGCGACGCAAGAAGAATGCATCCAAAGATCATCGCTTCATGCCATACCGGAGGGATGGGGGTGGTGCATAA
- the LOC123112763 gene encoding ribosomal RNA processing protein 36 homolog isoform X1, translating to MKGRSSHRGTALTSAAASTSSKRDPVDEPVSDSEESGDEEQDVSSSSGSGSESESENDQLAERERKLERVLADVPFGELQRARADGSLGARGASAAAAAQKKARRESRKRPMEISTNVRPPRLRDVIQVPKKVVRDPRFEPVYGAVDKEGFRKRYNFLFDHDLPAEKEKLQKSIKKLKDPNAIEEAKNQITWIDKQLRSNPQKNVESEILRGHIKKEREAAKAGKRPYYLKKSEIRERKLMDKYNELKEAGKLDSFMEKRRKKNASKDHRFMPYRRDGGGA from the exons ATGAAAGGCCGCAGCAGCCACCGCGGGACCGCtctcacctccgccgccgcctcgacttccagCAAGCGCGACCCCGTAGACGAGCCCGTCTCAGACTCCGAGGAATCGGGCGACGAGGAG CAGGATGTCTCCTCgtcgtcggggtcggggtcggagtcggagtcggagaaCGACCAGTTAGCGGAGCGGGAGAGGAAGCTGGAGCGCGTGCTCGCCGACGTGCCCTTCGGCGAGCTGCAGCGCGCGCGTGCCGACGGGTCGCTCGGGGCGCGGGGTGcttctgctgccgccgccgcgcagAAGAAGGCTCGCAGGGAGAGCAGGAAGAG GCCCATGGAGATTAGCACGAATGTGCGGCCGCCTAGACTCAGGGATGTGATCCAGGTTCCCAAGAAG GTGGTAAGGGATCCAAGATTTGAACCTGTATATGGAGCTGTTGATAAAGAAGG GTTCAGGAAAAGATACAATTTCTTATTCGATCATGATCTCCCTGCAGAAAAAGAG AAACTCCAAAAGTCGATTAAGAAATTGAAGGACCCTAATGCCATTGAAGAAGCGAAGAATCAGATCACCTGGATT GATAAGCAGTTGAGGTCTAATCCTCAGAAGAACGTTGAATCAGAAATTCTGCGAGGACATATTAAGAAAGAGAGGGAAGCAGCAAAGGCAGGAAAACGACCATATTATCTGAAGAAAT CTGAAATTCGTGAAAGGAAGTTGATGGATAAGTACAATGAGCTCAAG GAGGCAGGAAAGCTTGATTCCTTTATGGAGAAGCGACGCAAGAAGAATGCATCCAAAGATCATCGCTTCATGCCATACCGGAGGGATGGGGGTGGTGCATAA